Genomic segment of Streptomyces roseifaciens:
GAGGTGGGCTCGATGCACAGCGCCGAGTCGCGCTCCAGGGTCCAGGGCAGCAGCAGGTCGCGCGAGATCAAGCTGATGCGGGCCTGTCCCCGTTCGCCGTATGCCACGTCCCGCGTCGTCTCTTCCGGGTCGACCAGCCGCACCCGGCTGTAGGGGTAATGCGGAATGAAGACGCAGGGTTGTCCGTCCGGTCCCACGGCCCCGGGACGCTGTGGGGCGATGCCCATCATGGTGTTGCCGTAGAGGCCGACGACCGCGGCGTTGGGGAAGAGCTCCGTTTCCAGGACGTGAAGGGTCTCGGGGCTGATGCTGGTGCCGGCCCAGATGATGCCGCGTACACGGTTCTGGACCAGGTCGAGTATGTCGTCCCGGTCAGAGATGGCCTCGAGGATCGGCGGGGTGGCGAAGAGCACGGAAACAGGCTGGGTGCGCAGCACGTCCAGGGCTTGGTCCAGGACGTGCTGCACATACTGTGCCACGTCATTGGTCTGTTGCTGTTTCGCCCGCTGCTTGACCCAGCGCGGGTCGAAGTCGATGTAGTGACAGAAGGTTTGCCGCAGCTGGGCCAGCAGGCCGATGGATCGGCCCACGATGTGAGGTCCTGTGGGTCCGATGTGCAGCCAGTGCCCGTCACCCACGCCGGGGACCTTGTGCTCGTCCAGGACAGTGCTCACCCACTGGACGCCTTCGCGCCGTGAACGCGACTCCACGATGCGCTTGGGCCGTCCGGTGGTGCCGCCGCTGTCGAAGACCCGAAAGTCCCAGTCGTTCTTGTCGATGCCGACGGGCACCAGGGTGTCGACCGGAACGTCCCGCCACTCCTCGCTGACGTCGGGGAACAGGTCGAGGTCTGCCCAGGTACGGATGTCACGCAGGGGGTCGAACGGCAACTCCGCGGCGCGTTTGACCCAGAACGGAGAGCCGGTGTCCGGCGAGAAGTGCCACTCCATGGCGGCCTGTACG
This window contains:
- a CDS encoding phenazine biosynthesis protein; this encodes MSKDVPVPFTADLSPDEFVQAAMEWHFSPDTGSPFWVKRAAELPFDPLRDIRTWADLDLFPDVSEEWRDVPVDTLVPVGIDKNDWDFRVFDSGGTTGRPKRIVESRSRREGVQWVSTVLDEHKVPGVGDGHWLHIGPTGPHIVGRSIGLLAQLRQTFCHYIDFDPRWVKQRAKQQQTNDVAQYVQHVLDQALDVLRTQPVSVLFATPPILEAISDRDDILDLVQNRVRGIIWAGTSISPETLHVLETELFPNAAVVGLYGNTMMGIAPQRPGAVGPDGQPCVFIPHYPYSRVRLVDPEETTRDVAYGERGQARISLISRDLLLPWTLERDSALCIEPTSAYPQDGVADVRPLTSGNAPSVVEGVY